Below is a window of Pseudomonas eucalypticola DNA.
TGCAACTGGCGACTGTTGCGAAGTCAGCCGCCCGGCGCCAGACCGGCCAATCACGGGTTTTCGTACTGTTCAGCACGGATTTTCGTCAGGCAAAACGCCTGACATTTGATAATCCTATATTATCAAATATGTAAAACAACTCATAAAACCCAAGGCAATAACAATTTCTAGTATGTATTTACAGTATACGTAATACAGTACGAAATCGTCACGCGGATAGCTGTCGGCCACCTAAAGCGGTCCAGGCAACGGCACAGACTTAATTGGCCCGAAACAGATGTGGGACTGGGGGGGGCGCCGAGCCCTTGCCCGGGAAGCGCCGCGCGGGCGGCGCGCGGTCTCAACGGCGCAGAAGAACCCCAAGCCATGCGCCTGGTAGCCCTGATACGGTCTCAAGCCGGAAAAACAAGGCGGAGAAGGCAATGGCACAGACATAACTGGCCCGAAACAGATGTGGGATGGGGGGGGCGCCGAGCCCTTGCCCGGGAAGCGCCGCGCGGGCGGCGCTCGATCTCAGGGGCGCTACAACACCATCAACTAGCGCTTGGTGGCCATGATGAGATCTCCAGCGGGGCTCTAAAAGCCAGTCATGAAACCGCATCATGGCCTCTAAGTGCATGGCTTGGGGTTCTTCTGCGCCGTTGAGACCGCGCGCCGCCCGCGCGGCGCTTCCCGGGCAAGGGCTCGGCGCCCCCCCCAGTCCCACATCTGTTTCGGGCCAGTTATGTCTGTGCCGTTGCCTGGACCGCTCTGCTGGTTCGCCTTGGCATTGGGTGAGGGCCGCCAGGTCCATGGCTTGGGTTTCTCCAGCGCCCTTGAGACCGTGCGCCGCCCGCGCACGCTTCTCGAGCAAGGGCTCGGCGCCCCCCCGTCCCACATCTGTTTCGGGCCAGTTATGCCGGTGGGATTGCCTAGGCCGCCCGGCTCGATCAGTAGCAGCTCGGCCGGATGTGAATCAGGCCACGGTATCCCACAGCAATTTGAGGTTCAGCGCGACGATCACCGTCGCCACCAACCACGCCAGCCCCTTGATGACCGGGCCGATGGCCAGTTCGCCCATACGCTCACGGTTGGACACGAACGCCACCAGCGGAATGACCGCGAACGGTAGCTGCATCGACAGCACCACCTGGCTGAACACCAGCAATTGCGCGGTGCCCTGCTCGCCGTACAGGCTGGTCACGACCACCACTGGGACGATGGCGACGCCTCGAGTCAACAGGCGGCGGGCCCAGTCAGGGATACGCAGATCAAGGAAGCCTTCCATGATGATCTGCCCGGCCAGGGTGGCCGTAACGGTGGAGTTGATGCCCGAGGCCAGCAGCGCCACGCCGAGCAGCACCGAGGCAATGCCCACGCCCAGCAAGGGTGACAGCAGGTGGTAGGCCTGCTCGATTTCCACCACGTCGGTGTGGCCGTTGCTGTGAAATACCGCGGCAGCCGTGATCATGATCGCTGCATTGACGAACAGCGCCAGGGTCAGGGCGATGGTACTGTCGGCCACTGCCCAGCGCAGGCCACTCTTACGCCCTTCAGGGGTGCGGGGGTAGGCCCGGGTCTGCACGATGGAGGAATGCAGGTACAGGTTGTGGGGCATCACGGTGGCGCCAACGATGCCGATGGCGATGTAGAGCATCGCCGGGTGGGTAACGATGCTGGCCTGGGGGATGAAGCCGGCGAACACCTCGCGCCATTGCGGCTGGGCCAGGACCAATTGCGCGGCGAAGCAGGCGAAAATCAAGGTCAGCAGGGCAATGACGAAGGCTTCCAGCGCCCGGAAGCCGCGATTCATCAACAACAGGATGAGGAACACGTCCAGCGCGCACAGAATGGCGCCCCAGAGCATGGGAATGCCGAACAGCAGCTTGAGGGCAATGGCGGTGCCAATCACCTCGGCCAGGTCGCAGGCAATGATGGCCGCTTCGCACGCCAGCCACAGGGCAACGCACACCGGCCGCGGGTAATGCTCGCGACACGCCTGGGCCAGGTCCAGGCCGGTGGCGATGCCCAGGCGAGCGGCCAGCGCCTGCAACAGCACGGCCATCAGGTTCGAGAGCAAGATCACTGACAGCAGCGTGTAGCCGAATTGCGACCCGCCAGCGATGTCGGTAGCCCAATTGCCGGGGTCCATGTACCCCACCGCCACCATGTAACCAGGACCGGCGAACGCCAGCAGGCGGCGCAGCCAATGGCCATTCGCGGGCACGGCGACGCTGCCGTTCATCGCCCCCAGACTGGGGCGGGCGGCATGGGGCAACGAGCGCCGATGGCGGGCCGAGTAATCGGCCTGATGGTTATCAGTGTTCAAGGTCGCGCTTCGCTTTACTGAATCGGAAATAACCGGCGAAACAAAGCGCCTATTACCAGAACGTAGCGGCTTTGCGAAAATTTACTCGCCCAATGAATTATTTCCGACCACGGGGCGCGCGGAACATCACCGATAACGGATCAGTGGTCGCGAAAGCCTCTGGATCCAGGGGCGCGCGCCGTTACCCTGCGTCGAGCGTAGCACTACGGCAGTTGCAACCTGAGGCCATCACGGATCGCCTGCACCTCGGCAACATGGGCCTCATAACCCTGCGCCGACCCCGCGTACGACAGCGAATACGCCGCGCCCGTCGTGCTGGCCGCCACCAGTGTCTGGGTCATCACATGGCCACCGTTGAGGCTGATCTTGCACGTGGTTTCCACCGCGGCGATGTCCCCCAGCCTGGCGTCATGGACCTTGGTGCACACACTCTGGTAACCGCCATGGCTGAAATTCACCTGCAGCGCCTTGCGCATTTCCAGCACCACGCCACCCAGGTTTACCTGGTGATCGGCGGCCAAGGCCGTACGGGTCAGTTCCACCACCATCTGCGGGTCGCCGTTGGCGTCGTTGAAGGCCGCGCGCTGGCGGTGCACCGCGGCGTTGGCGGTGTCGGGCAAGCTCTCGACTTCCCAGCCCGCAGGCCAGGTGATGATGATTTCATCAGCCAGGGCCAAGGGCGCGGCCAGTAGCAGGCCAAGGGCAAGCAGGGTGCAACGACAGTTCGCGAAAGTCATGAAAGGCACGGGGTCCGGTAGAATGGAAAGCGACGTGACGGGCTGCGAGGTTGCCGCAAGTGTGACCTCAAGTAAAACATTTCACCCGCCTGCTACCCTCAGATCGTGTTTAATTGCGCCACTTTTACTGCCCGAGGTTCTCATCATGACTGCCCTGCCCCTGAAAAAGCTCCTCAGCGGTGCCGCCTTGCTGCTGGGTTGCGCGCTGTCGCCACTGGTATTCGCCCACGCTCACCTGACAAGCGCCATTCCGGCGGCCGACGCCACGGTCAGTGCGCCTGCCGAGCTCAGCCTGGTGTTTACCGAAGGCGTCGAGCAGAGCTTCACCAAGGTAGAGCTGAGCCAGGATGGCAGGGACGTTCTGGTCAAGAGCATCGCGACCCAGGGCGCCGACAAGAAAACCCTGATCGTGACCCCGGCCGCGCCATTGGCGCCCGGCCAATACACGGTGAAATGGCATGCCGTGTCGGTAGACACCCACAAGAGCGAAGGCAGCTACAGCTTCAAGGTGGCCCCGTAACCCCATGAGT
It encodes the following:
- a CDS encoding Nramp family divalent metal transporter, with the translated sequence MNGSVAVPANGHWLRRLLAFAGPGYMVAVGYMDPGNWATDIAGGSQFGYTLLSVILLSNLMAVLLQALAARLGIATGLDLAQACREHYPRPVCVALWLACEAAIIACDLAEVIGTAIALKLLFGIPMLWGAILCALDVFLILLLMNRGFRALEAFVIALLTLIFACFAAQLVLAQPQWREVFAGFIPQASIVTHPAMLYIAIGIVGATVMPHNLYLHSSIVQTRAYPRTPEGRKSGLRWAVADSTIALTLALFVNAAIMITAAAVFHSNGHTDVVEIEQAYHLLSPLLGVGIASVLLGVALLASGINSTVTATLAGQIIMEGFLDLRIPDWARRLLTRGVAIVPVVVVTSLYGEQGTAQLLVFSQVVLSMQLPFAVIPLVAFVSNRERMGELAIGPVIKGLAWLVATVIVALNLKLLWDTVA
- a CDS encoding DUF4946 domain-containing protein, producing the protein MTFANCRCTLLALGLLLAAPLALADEIIITWPAGWEVESLPDTANAAVHRQRAAFNDANGDPQMVVELTRTALAADHQVNLGGVVLEMRKALQVNFSHGGYQSVCTKVHDARLGDIAAVETTCKISLNGGHVMTQTLVAASTTGAAYSLSYAGSAQGYEAHVAEVQAIRDGLRLQLP
- the copC gene encoding copper homeostasis periplasmic binding protein CopC; this encodes MPLKKLLSGAALLLGCALSPLVFAHAHLTSAIPAADATVSAPAELSLVFTEGVEQSFTKVELSQDGRDVLVKSIATQGADKKTLIVTPAAPLAPGQYTVKWHAVSVDTHKSEGSYSFKVAP